The following coding sequences lie in one Streptomyces albofaciens JCM 4342 genomic window:
- the dnaJ gene encoding molecular chaperone DnaJ has product MATDYYAVLGVRRDASQDEIKKAFRRLARELHPDVNPDPKTQERFKEINAAYEVLSDPQKKQVYDLGGDPLSQAGGGGGAGGFGAGFGNFSDIMDAFFGTASQRGPRSRTRRGQDAMIRLDVELDEAAFGTTKDIQVDTAVVCTTCSGEGAAPGTSAQTCDMCRGRGEVSQVTRSFLGQVMTSRPCPQCQGFGTVVPTPCPECAGDGRIRSRRTLTVKIPAGVDNGTRIQLAGEGEVGPGGGPAGDLYVEIHELSHPTFQRRGDDLHCTVTIPMTAAALGTKCPLETLDGMEEIDIRPGTQSGQSIPLHGRGVTHLRGNGRGDLIVHVEVITPNKLDAEQEELLRRLAKLRNEERPQGQFQPGQQGLFSRLKDAFNGR; this is encoded by the coding sequence GTGGCCACGGACTATTACGCGGTCCTGGGCGTACGGCGCGACGCCTCGCAGGACGAGATCAAGAAGGCTTTCCGGCGGCTGGCGCGCGAGCTGCACCCGGATGTGAACCCGGACCCGAAGACCCAGGAGCGGTTCAAGGAGATCAACGCCGCTTACGAGGTGCTCTCGGACCCGCAGAAGAAGCAGGTCTACGACCTCGGCGGCGACCCCCTCTCGCAGGCGGGTGGCGGTGGCGGGGCCGGCGGCTTCGGCGCGGGCTTCGGCAACTTCTCCGACATCATGGACGCGTTCTTCGGCACCGCCTCGCAGCGCGGACCGCGGTCCCGCACGCGGCGCGGCCAGGACGCGATGATCCGACTGGACGTCGAGCTGGACGAGGCGGCCTTCGGCACCACCAAGGACATCCAGGTGGACACCGCCGTCGTCTGCACGACCTGTTCGGGTGAGGGCGCGGCGCCGGGCACCTCGGCGCAGACCTGTGACATGTGCCGCGGCCGCGGCGAGGTCTCCCAGGTCACCCGGTCCTTCCTGGGCCAGGTCATGACCTCGCGGCCGTGCCCGCAGTGCCAGGGCTTCGGTACGGTCGTGCCGACCCCGTGCCCCGAGTGCGCCGGCGACGGGCGTATCCGTTCGCGCCGTACGCTCACGGTCAAGATCCCGGCCGGTGTGGACAACGGCACCCGCATCCAGCTCGCGGGCGAGGGTGAGGTCGGCCCCGGCGGCGGACCGGCCGGCGACCTGTACGTGGAGATCCACGAACTGTCGCACCCGACGTTCCAGCGGCGCGGCGACGACCTGCACTGCACGGTCACCATCCCGATGACGGCGGCGGCGCTGGGCACGAAGTGCCCGCTGGAGACGCTGGACGGCATGGAGGAGATCGACATCCGGCCCGGCACCCAGTCCGGCCAGTCGATCCCGCTGCACGGCCGCGGCGTCACCCACCTGCGCGGCAACGGCCGCGGTGACCTCATCGTGCACGTCGAGGTCATCACGCCGAACAAGCTCGACGCGGAGCAGGAGGAACTGCTGCGCCGCCTCGCCAAGCTGCGCAACGAGGAACGCCCGCAGGGTCAGTTCCAGCCGGGACAGCAGGGGCTGTTCTCGCGGCTGAAGGACGCGTTCAACGGACGCTGA